AATTTGGCTATCATTTTTTGTAAAAAGAAACCTTCCCTCAACATACTGACGATAGTTAGTAATTTCAACACTCTCAAGGCGCATAAACTACATCCCCTTTATATATGAGAAGTTAAATCCAGCTTCAGTAAAGGGTTAAACTAACTCATTCTCAACAAATCTGCTTATCTTTTCCCTGACTTTTTCCAACAATTTTCGCTCATTGCTCTCTGAAAATCTTGCCTCACTAAGGTAATAACTCAGGAGTTCAAGTATGAAGTTGGCTACAATTTCACTATCATTTCCAAAGTGTTGAGATGCCTCATCTACTAATATATCATAAAGAAACTCGGAAATTTTCGAGGTACTCATACTATGTACCCCCTTTCAATATTGTTAACCACCTGAATTGCTTCATACAAATTTTCAGCGCACTGAGCCATGATTTCAACTCTTGAAAACTCAACTTCTAAGATGCGCTTATAAACACGGTTATCTTCAAAACCTGTAAGCTTTGGAAGTACAATAACATCATACACATATGCATAATCTTTTGCAGGAGAAATTCTTAATACACGTCCCAGTCTTTGGATGTATTCTCGTGGATTTGTAGAACTTGAAAGTATTATTGCTTTATCAACGCCTGGAACATCGACACCTTCGTCTAACATTTTTATCCCTACGAGCACCTCAATCAACCCTGATTCAAAAAGTTTTAAAATATGTTTCCTTTCAGCATATGAGAGCTCTTGAACAAACTTCTGGGCTATTACACCTTCATCTTGTAAAATTTCCATTACCCTGTCAATAAGCTTTTCGTCACAAAAGACTATTGTCCTCTCCACATTTCCATTACTTTTGATTTCGTTTAGGATATATTTTAGCGCTGAGTACTTCGAGCTTGAGGTCTTCAAGATCTTGCTTCGTTGAAATAGTAGTTTTCTGATCTCTGGGTCGTCTTCAAGGTCGGCATAAGTAATGTTGTCCAAATTTCGAACCCTTTTCACTATTTTTTCTGTCAGAATTCGGTATTTTCTCATTTCATCATCAGTTAAATAACACGGAATTGGATAATAATAGTACGGTGTTAGGTACGTTCTTTGAGTGTCAGGATTTATATTGTTCACGGCCTTGCACAAAGAAAATTCATAAATCACATCACCAAAGAAATAGCGCAAAAATCTGTTTCCAATCTCATCATACATTCGCTTGGGTGTAGCGCTGAGCCCTAATCTATAATTGAATGCGTCTGAGAGATTTTCTCTTCTCATTTCAGAACCAATCCCGTGAACTTCATCGGCAACAATCGTGAGATTAATTTCTGAGTTTGAAGGCAATGAGCTGATCAGTTGATTCACTTTTTCACCAACTAACGTGTTGTGAGTTGATAGGAAGATCAATCTTTTAAAGATACCTATTCGAAGTTTCCTTAACGCATTTTCAGCTTTTTCATGCCATTTGGCAGCTTTTGAGTGGCACTCTAACACGACGTCAACGTGAAGACCGTACTTTTTAATTGAACTCTGCCACTGGTTAACTAAATGAGCATATGGTGCTGAGATAAATATTACATGTTTTTGCTGATCTTGGATTAAACGCTCCAAAGCTCCAATTGCGGTAAATGTTTTTCCTGTACCAGTTGCCATCGATATTATTCCTCTGCAATTATTAGCAAACCAGGCATCAATAGCTTCTATTTGATGTTGGTGTAAAGTTATGTTTCCCAACAATTCTCCCCCTTAGCCACTTGCTGAACATAAATTGTTAACAAACATTTTGCTATTATTTTATTATACACCTAATTTTCCCCACCTGACAAAGTTTTTTAGAAGCTGCTGATGGATGAGTAATTTGAATATCAATGTACGTATGTACGTCTCGACATCACTAATTGTAGGCTTCTATTTAATAGCCTTCAAACTTTTGAGCTAAAGAGGTGTGGTTAAGAATTTCGAACGATTATAACAAAATCTCCCTAATCAATTCCCCGCTGCAGTGGAGTGGGATTATTTGTTCAATGGAGAGTTGTCTGAGGATAGAAACAACCATTTGAATCTTTTCTCTTGGTGATTTGTACAGATGGAAGCCACCGATTAGAAGTCTGACTTTCTTGCCAAACAGTTCAATAGCATCCTGAACAATGTTTATTATCCCCCTGTGTGCACAGCCGGTTATTAGGATTATACCATCACCTTCATCGATGACGAGGTTCAGCTCTTCTTCAAAAAAGTCTCTGACTTTTTCTCCATTCTTTATAACCTGAAAATTCGGATCTGGCTCCTCAAAGTTATTCTTCATCCAGGCTGGTCCAAATGCGTAGATTGAGTTTGTAATTTTGACAAGTTTTTCGTTTATAATCACAAACTCAAATGCATCCTTTATAGATTCCCAATCTATTCCTGTGAACCTCTCGCCGCTGTATTTTGGTAGGAAGGCATCTTTCCTTAAGAAGACTTTGAATTTCTTTCCGAATGTAGTCAGGTACTTCAGCCCTCCTGCGTGATCGTAGTGGCCATGGCTTATGACGATGTATTCTACTTTCGAAAGATCTTTGCCAAAAATGGATGCATTCTTAATGAATACATCAGTCGTTCCAGTGTCAAACAAGACCGTTGGTTCACCGGATTTTTCGATAAGTATGGAGAAACCGTGCTCGGAATGGAGCGGTGGGTTGAGTTCGTCGTTGCAGAGAATTGTTAGTGTTGATGAACTAATATTAATCGTTGTTGACGCATTTTTCATGCTGAAACCTCCAGAAGATTTAGAATTTTCATTTAATTGCACCATCACTATTATACTACTTCGATTGAAAGTTGGAAGAAACGCCCTGGGAATCCCAGGGCGCTGAATTCTTTGATTATTCACCTATCAGAAATTTTACTCGGCATATTCACTTCTTGGTTCAACATAGAGGATTACACTTATCATTCCGTTGATAATCTCTGAATAGATGCCATTTTTTTCATAGAGTATATCCACTACGTTTTCCGGTGCAACATCGTAGTAAGAAACGTCTGTGTGGATGATAACATAAACTGTACCATCGTTCATAACTACACTTTTCACGTCGATGTCGTCGGGTATATAATCGATATAACCGTATTCATACAAAGTTCCTAATGTAACATTTTGTGGTCTCTCGTTGTTAATGAGGTCGGCACAAGTGTTAAATATGTAAGCTATCTTATCAGCCAATTCGTATTCGAGTTCAGAGTAGTAGGTCTCATCTGTGTACTCTTCTTCGTATTCCTCTTCATATTCATCATAATATTCTTCTTCGTATCCCTCTTCTGCATCCTCTTCAGATTCTTCGTAATACTCTTCCTCTTCGTAATCCCATTCTTCTTCGTACTCTCTTCTCGAAGCTCGCTCGGCTATCTTGTTCAAGAACCAGACTAAGTTGTTAAATTCACCAGATATAAAGAGATTGCCGGTGTCCAGTACTTCTGCTTTCATGACGATTTTTGCGGATTCTTCTTCGTCTGAGTAGTTCAATTCAAACAAAAGGTAGCTATTGTCATTTATCTTTTTCAAGGAAGACTTGTCGATTTCAGATGGATAGATATTGATAACGCGGTTTTCAAGGGAAACTTGGTAGCCTTGATCTCCGAGTAGTTTTTTCATGAATGAAGCAGTAAGTTTTGCATCTTGTTCGTACTCTGGCTTGTAAATTCCAGAAAATGTAAAATATCCGTCAATAGTTAGGGAGAATGAGACAGCTCTGAAAATTTCGATGAAAGAAAACAGTTTTTGGATTTCTTCCGGAATATCGACGTCCAGGTCTGCAGTTAACAAGGGGCTGTCGCCCATGTTGCTTGTATCGAATGCGATTATAATGTTAGCGCTGTCGATGTAAGATAGGTCTC
The DNA window shown above is from Fervidobacterium changbaicum and carries:
- a CDS encoding DEAD/DEAH box helicase, coding for MGNITLHQHQIEAIDAWFANNCRGIISMATGTGKTFTAIGALERLIQDQQKHVIFISAPYAHLVNQWQSSIKKYGLHVDVVLECHSKAAKWHEKAENALRKLRIGIFKRLIFLSTHNTLVGEKVNQLISSLPSNSEINLTIVADEVHGIGSEMRRENLSDAFNYRLGLSATPKRMYDEIGNRFLRYFFGDVIYEFSLCKAVNNINPDTQRTYLTPYYYYPIPCYLTDDEMRKYRILTEKIVKRVRNLDNITYADLEDDPEIRKLLFQRSKILKTSSSKYSALKYILNEIKSNGNVERTIVFCDEKLIDRVMEILQDEGVIAQKFVQELSYAERKHILKLFESGLIEVLVGIKMLDEGVDVPGVDKAIILSSSTNPREYIQRLGRVLRISPAKDYAYVYDVIVLPKLTGFEDNRVYKRILEVEFSRVEIMAQCAENLYEAIQVVNNIERGYIV
- a CDS encoding MBL fold metallo-hydrolase, giving the protein MKNASTTINISSSTLTILCNDELNPPLHSEHGFSILIEKSGEPTVLFDTGTTDVFIKNASIFGKDLSKVEYIVISHGHYDHAGGLKYLTTFGKKFKVFLRKDAFLPKYSGERFTGIDWESIKDAFEFVIINEKLVKITNSIYAFGPAWMKNNFEEPDPNFQVIKNGEKVRDFFEEELNLVIDEGDGIILITGCAHRGIINIVQDAIELFGKKVRLLIGGFHLYKSPREKIQMVVSILRQLSIEQIIPLHCSGELIREILL